The genomic interval ATGTAAAATGTAGCCAACTCAAAAAGGATGTCAAATACATCATCATATTCAAATCACTATTAACTAAGAGAGAAAGattcaaaataaagaaatttaaTTAGATCATAATATTCATATTATCATGATATCTTATTGTTAAAAACAGgaattatattttgtttgtattctgCATGTTTTGGTATTTGGAGCAGGAAAAAGATGCGAGAAAAAGAATTAGCAGTTCCAGAATCTATgtagaataatgagagagagagagagagagagagagagagagagagagagcatatgacTTGGTTATAAAGATCCTGGACATTAATTATAAATGGTACTGAAAATTTTAAGAATGCTATAAAACAACATAACCAAATTCTTTGAGGTAATGGAAATGTGATTATAAAATGGAAGATGGAATCTTATATTTAAATGAGCTTGGTAAGATAGGGGACAAATTAAGGAAATATGAATGACCAATGGCAGAAAAGTCAgattaatcaaaataaaaagggaatggTGAATGATTTTGCATGCAGTAGTGTTCATCAAGATTCTGTTCTCACCTGCAGGTTAGATCGAGTGAGAGGAGGGCGACAGAAGTACAGGAGGACTACAGAGTCTCCATTCTCTTTGCAACAAATGCCTGTAAAAAAAGTTTCTTTAGAAGGTGTGTAATTTGCTTTAATTCtcaaaattatttttttacagccttatgtttattttttctggaCTTCTGCACAAACCAAAACATACCTGTAAAAcatggatataaaaaaaaataagggagaaaagTATTCAGTAGACATTAACCAGAAATTTTGAACAATAAAAGGCTAAGGCAGTAGAGACAATTGTCAACAGTGGCAGAGTTGGGCATAATATATGTAATAGCATTTCAACATAAATCTAATATCACTCAGTAATCTCCAAACCTCCTAGTAACTATAATATGATTGATTTTCGATATTATGGAATAAAGGATTTGGTATAGAAATCCCCATCACCATTGCTTTGTGATAGCATACTGCCAGTGACATCTGCCAGTCTGCCTCCTTAGACAATCCagactttattttctctcacactGTCTATGAAAGTTTCGgtggaaatgtgaaaaaaaaaaaagttataaatcAGGGAAAAAAAGTCAATCGAATTATCCTTTTCTAAAAATTTGTGTTATATGATGTATTACAATGCAGTTTACAATTCTTGTATCATTCATTGTAGTGCAGAAGTGAGCAATCTAGGACAATCACTAACCATGTATACTATATTCATAAGGTTTTATGAAAAATCAAATATCTATTATTACTTTGCTCATATAAATTTAAAAACAATAACCATAAATCTATAGTATATTTAATACATTTCttaatacacttttttttctgaatttcaGATAATAAATTGCTGAAGTCTCTTATATCATGTGAGCCAGACTCTCTGTATGCTTTATCAGACGTCACCGTATCTGATGCAGATTTTCATACTATATCCACACTTGCCGACCTCTATGACAGGGAGCTGGTGTCCACCATAGGATGGGCCAAGCAAATTCCAGGTAAGGTCTTTTTTTGTAGTGTGAAGGTAATTACTCAAATGCAACACACATGATGCAATCACATAAATATGGAAGTGAAATGTACTCTTAAGGCTAaaatttaatattttcattgCAGGGTTCACTGAGCTAGCACTGAATGACCAGATGCGACTGCTACAGAGTACATGGGGAGAGATCCTAATACTGGGCTTAGCCTACCGCTCCATGCCTGCCCATGCGCACACACTTCAGTTTGCTCCAGACTTCAGCTTAGATGAGAAGCAAGCAAGAGAATGCAATGCAACAGAACTTTTCACTCAAGTAAGTAGTTGTCTGGCAAAAATATCTAAACATATTTTGTACATCTCTAGTACCTACCTATTCAGCATTTATTATGTAGCATTGCATACTCAGAACATCAAACAATAAATTTATCTTTTGTATTTACTTAAAATGTTTCCATCTATTATTTGAATGATAATCTTTTACACTAAGGATACAGTTTTTCTggcaaatattataaagattttctTTTACTAAACATCAGGGCTTATATCTAGTCCACAAATAACCAAGCTTTGTCCTGCGACAGGTGCTAGGAGTTGTTGAGCGGCTTGAGCAGTGTGGCATCAACAGGGAGGAGTTTCTGCTGCTGAAGGCTCTTGTGCTGACTAATTCAGACGTACGCCTTCAAGACAACCAGGCCCTCCAGCGGTTAAGACAAAATATTTTACAGTCCTTGCATGATGCTGTTGCAACAATCAGGTAAGTTTACTATAAACAATTATTtgtaatatttgtttttatctccatttacaCATGTTacagtaataatataatataataaccgtaatttttctttacttattcactAATGCAATGTAACTACTTAATTATAATCACTAATGCTTTTTCTAGTGGAAACAGAAATATTTATGATGTCTAAAGTTGTACATCATCTTTGATCAAGTCCTATCATCAACATTAGCTACTTATTGTATTAAGCAACATTCATCAAATTATCATAGGTTAACACTTACTCTTCAGTCTTCATTCATGTTCTTGGTTTCATTTCTTTGAAATACACACTTCAAGTGAATGTAAAAGTTTTTCATTCACATGAACTGTGATTTTGATCAGCACAGAAACCTAAACAAATTTTCAATTAGGTACATGTTAGTTAATCAACTAAAATATTTCCCTCATATACCATAGAAAATTGCTAGAGGTTTTTATGGTGAGTTGCCTTACTTTTGgtaatatgtactgtacatggTTATATATGCAGATAAGTCTTAGTGGATTACACACATTCATAAATATTGCCAAAGGACAGTGCATATCATTCagaattaattttctttaagaCTAGTTATTTGTTGTTTCACAAAAAAGAAATTGGATCTGAGGTTTTGTCTAAAATTGCAGGCTACGTGATGCAGTTGTACAGATGCAGTCGCTATTACTGTGTTTGCCATCACTTAGAGCAGCTGATGCAGCACTGAGGAGATACTGGCTCTCTGTGCGTCACCAAGGTAGTGTGCCCATGAATAAGCTCTTTGTGGAAATGTTAGAATCACATATGCGGTgaacttatttttccttcacggataaaatggagaagaaaaggacataATACTTTAACTGATTGTTCAGTGACAGGGATGCAAGAGCTGGTGAAGGACAAAAActgaaagtggaaagaaaatataaaacatgcAAGTGGTTGGCATGATGGTCCAACTGTGACCAAAAAGGTTTTCttggttttatgtcttccaAGAGTTAAGTTGAAGTACAAGTTATGCATGACAAGTTAAAGGCTTTACCCCTTTGATAATCTGACCAAAGGTGGTTTTATAAGAGAGGCTAATAGTCTGTCAAGTGCTGTTTGAGAGCCTACAGACTGGAAAGTTGTACAGATAAATCAAGAGGAAAGCAACCATACATATTACATCTCCAAGTTCAtgaagtaatttttttcaataaaGGAAGCCTGCCATGTTGCCATACACTCAGGTATTGTTGGCACTTGTGTTCAGCCCGAGAAAGAACAGGTCTTCAGGTCTCTGTAAGATTCCCAACCACATTTGAGCCTGTGTACATGCATGTTAATGAATGTACTCCCACCGAGATACACTAATGGCAATGATGCCACCATACACAAATAATTGATATGGCCAGATTTTTTCACCATTAACAAAACTACACAAAAAAATTGTTGTTTGGGAATATCGTATTTGACACAAAACAGATACTAGGCTCACGTTTGCTGATCTCGCCTCGCTTGTTGGCAGTTGACTCAGGACTAGTACCACTCCAGTTGTGTGTTTCAAAACTCAAAGTCGCTGCTAGAAACCTATGTtgataaaatgtatatattattcTTTGTATCTCAAGGCATAGGCCTATGTAACAGTACAACTGCTTATGTAagagaaatcaacaaaaaatgTGTGTTGTCTATTTCTAATAAATGTGAAAGTTGTGATGTTTCTATGCGTTATCAGTACCTCCACAGTCACCAGAGCACATATTTATAGCCTTCCTTAAGGAGGAAGTACATGCAAGGGTGACTATGGTGTTACATCCTTAGGCTATGAGGTGCTAGTGTTTCATGGTGTAATGTCTATTTTTTTGCCCAGAAAGTAGCAAATTGTTAAAAATGTTTAAGTATGATGTGCTATTCTTTGACAAGTGTGTCATATGTAACAAGtgactttattttttgtaaagTCTTTAGGCTTATGCACTGACAAACAAAAGTGGTTAACAGGTATACAGTAGGAAGCTGAAACTGAGTATTATATTTGTATTGCTTCCCCCCAGAAGAAAATTTAATACCTAGTCTTTAAGACCTCACCATCGCCCAACAGTTTTCATTCAACTTGCAGGATGTCACACCCATGCACTTCAACTTCATACCTACAACCTCAAAAATGTTCACCAGTAATAGAAATATAATGCAATTAATTGCTGTTTGCTTTTGTATATCAGTAGAGTATCCAGATTAATTATGTATGGTACAACCTCAAAGCTGAACAGTATGATGCCATGCAAAGAAACAGTAGTCTTTAAATATCTTTTGCAGCACTTCACATTTGGGTTTGCAGTCACCTAAAGATAGGGATTAGTATGTGATCAAGCTGATAATTTGTACACATCCCAACAGCATGCAGTATATCTAGTATGCAATGGACAATGACACTTAtgtcaaattatatatatatatatatatatatatatatatatatatatatatatatatatatatatatatatatatatatatatatatatatatatacattaacaGTGATCCACTCCATTTTAACTCTTCTGTTTACAAACTCAATTATTTGTTCATtaaatttttttcaaaattttaatTAATAATTCAATCACAATACTTTCTAAAAACCAAATGAAAGTTAATAATTACtgattatatatgtatacagaAGCTTAGTTTCTTATAGATCAatgtgaaaatacaaaaatgctGTATGTAGGCTATATTTTTATccctccccaaaaaaaacaaatgttaAGTGCTGAATTTTTCAACTATAGTCTTTATTTAGTATACCAGGATCTGCTACTACCACATTCATTAGTTAAAAAGATGTACACATACTAGTGCttttagagttttttttttttttccaagacaTTTCCTTGGTTAAGTTTTCATCTCTACTCCATCCACTGGTAAGATCATTATGTTCCCACTTCACAAGTTATGACAAGCCATTTTTatacatagattttttttcctacacttAGATAATTACAAGCCTCAGTTCTTTACATAAGATAATCTTAGTGAACAATGTAGAATACTCATATGACATTCAGTTAATATTATTCACTGTTCAAAAAGTTGATAACTGTTACGAATTTGACTGCCAGATCATTCTGGAAATATTGTGGACAGCCAATCATCTAGTTATTTATGCCAATTAcagaataactttttttttcttttcatgattttttttttttttttttttttttttctctcaacatAATTCTAAATGGTCTGGGTAGCCAGTCATTTGTCTCATTGATAGCAGAACATTGTATGTAAACTTAAAGGTTTTCTTTAGGGGAAAAATCATAAGACAGCATTTAATTCTTTTAGTTACAATAATTTTCATGCATAATTACAGTGAGTGAAATTTTATAAAATTTATTTAAAtatattatcttgttttcttattttcaaatGTACTCTGCAACTGCTATCAAGAATGATGCAGTTTGTTTTGAATACAAGTTCAGTGAACTCTAACAAAGTATTAAAAAGACAACATGATGTAAGTAATTATAAATCTACATTAACTGCTGATAAATTGTGAAGGCAATAACTTTTGCTTCATCATCTATTAAAAATGGTCATCTCTAATACAGTAACATTGATCCCAAAAGCAGCAACAACTAAAACTCATACAAGCTAATCCTGTATGTCAACAAATAAATTAGCCATCTGCTcagtattatttctattatatgATGTATGGTCTaatatccagaaaaaaaaaaaaacattgtataCAAAATCATTTAAATTACAGTTGTATCTCTCAATTCCAAAATAAGCTCATGCAACAGTTTCCAGGAACAGGATATTTCCAATACTGGGATAGGTTTCCTTTAAAGTGATTTTTAGCAACAGGACAGATTTTTACTTAGATCTCATAAATGCTGTGTTGAGGTATCACCTGATCACTTAGTCGGAGATGGTGGATAATAAGAAATGTTCATTGCTCATTTCTAAGAGTTTCCACAGtacttatacatttttttcttatccttgaaACTGTTAtgccattcatttatttttcttgtcctaGCATGagtatcttatttattcatttgcttgCCAATATACCATCATCAGCATAAATCTGATGGAAACAACATGCATGAATTTCATATACCATTCCCTTGTACTCAGTGGtcaatgcaaacaaacagcTATGTGATATGTTAGCCAGACATACACCACAACAATGCCTTACAGATTATCAACTAATGCATTCTtatcataagagagagaaagagagagaaaatgagagagtgagagtgagacaaAAATCCAACTGACTTCCAAGATCTACCTCACTTAAGAAAGTTGGTGTCGGTTTATATACAATGTTCTTTTAACCTCAAATTGCAGGCAAGTGCAGTACTGTATACAGAAAATAttgcgagtgtgtgtgcgtgtgtgtatgtgtgcatgtttgtgtatatatatatatatatatatatatatatatatatatatatatatatatatatatatatatatatatatatatatatatatatatatatatatatatatatatatatatatatatatatatatatatatatatatatatatatatatatatatatatatatatatatatatatatatatatatatatatatatatatatatatatatatatatatatatatatatatatatatatatatatatatatgtgtgtgtgtatatatatatatatatatatatatatatatatatatatatatatatatatatatatatatatatatatatatatattgtgtgtgtatatatatatatatatatatatatatatatatatatatatatatatatatatatatatatatatatatatatatatatatatatacacacacacacacacacacacacacacacacatcaaaaataTATGGTAATATAACTTTGATGTtgctgaaagatagaaaagagcgTGTAAAACTTCATACAATAATTAGAACAAATACATGTAAAACTTTCAATCAAAAAACTCCCATGTAATGTGCCAATTGGCACCAGAATAACTAAAGGTGGTAATGGTAAAAAGATTCCTATCCCCAATGACAATCTATTTGTCCATGCTCCTCAACAAAAGTGACAAGGGTGGATCCACTAAAGCTTCATTGCTAAAGTTCAGCAGATTTGAAAATGTGACACTAACAGCAACTAATTATTTAAAAACCTTTTGATATCATGATCTCAAATCTCTTCATAAACTTGGTGTCTGTCAACTTTCTTTAATATACAAACAGCACTGCTTTTTGCACAATCATGATTGCATAGGACAGTAATTTTCAGGTCATGGGTTCTTTGCTTGAAACTTAAAATactgtattatttttcattctaacaTCAATATTTTGGAATATTTTTTCTCAACTAACTTCTTTAAAGAGACCTTAATAtggaatataaataaagaatttATTTGgaagtatatgtatatgtattaatAATATCTATCAAACAATGATACTACAATGGAGATGAATGATGGCTCTATGCCAAAATGAGAACTTTCTTAAGTTCATTAAAAAATTACTTCACTTTATTATAAACTGTTTCCATTACTTGGTAATAATAAAAGGTATAATAACAAATAGGAAAATACAGAAACGTAAATGTGAGATACACATCATAACATGGGAAAGCTTaaagaaaactgaagcattGAAGCAACAAATTAAAAGTTCCATTGATATGGATAATTGACAGATTTATATGATACAGCATCAGAGATATTTACAAATGAGGGAATATCATGCACATCTGACTTGATGCAAGAGGATACTTCTTAAATAGATAGGATATCATTTTTGGCCTCGTCGATTTATACTACTGCTTGCTATGAAGATTAATCTTCATAATGTACAGAATAATGTGGAAATATGCTATACAGCATTATACCACTGTGCTCATCTCTGTTGCCTTGGCCTGTAGGCCTGTAACCTCAAAAATCTTTTCTTttagagtgaaagaggaaagatcaTATCAGAATGAGGTATTATTAGAACCTCATAATGTGGAAAACTACCTGGTATTGGGAGATATTACTGTTTACTGACCATGAAGACtaagtaaagaaagataacTCAACATCCTGTCATTGTAATAATATAAACTTTCAACAAAAATCTAGCACAAATCTTATTTATATGCTAATATTTATATCCACATAAAGCATAAAAAAGCTCAATTTTACAGATGAAAATTCCAATAATATTAAAAAGATACATATATTGCCTTTAATACCCAAAGATTATTTACTTGCCTTTTTACCATCTACCATATGGGTAAGATATCGCACTCATCACTAACATAAGATGTGATGAACATAATGACTTTCTGATTGCTATGTGTGCATCATACTGTATTACAAAAGATTGTTCACTATGCTAAGAATCTTAATTCTTCTGTCCACCTCATGTGCTAaacctttctttcatatttgtatCATAGTGCAATACATGAACCATTCATAAACCTGTTTAGCAATCAAACATTGTTACTTTTACATAAGGTTAAAAGTGAAAACCATTTCAGCATCATTTCCATATCATTGCACATTCTGAAATTTCTTCTGCCTTCATCTCTAAAACCTTTTGCTTTGTTAGTGCATAATctaccaaagaaaataaagatggctGAAAAGTTCATATCTGCTTCTAAAAACAAACTATACCTAATTAGATTTCATTCCATTAACATGCTTCCTGCAGACTTTAGATTAGTCAACAACTAGAAGCTTCCTCTCAATCCTGCTTGTCTGATAGTTTCTATCTATCTGGATCAGTACACCACCAACAACTGCAGTGGTTACTGTATCGTCCAACCTGGAGTAAAAATGTTTAGATCACATAGAACCTCTTTTCTCTTGAAACATCATCCATAATATTGGCAATTTATTGATAACAGGAGAATCTGTAGGCAGAATATGAGGTTTATGgccatcatttttcttccttggtcaaggaaaggaagagatggaatttTCAAATATGATTGTGATACATAGTGCTATATACACTACTCTGTGCAATAATCTTTTAAAACTGAACTACATGTATGGCATAAGGATAAACAATATACATTTCATATCACAGCTACTCATTGGgcattaattatatatatatatatatatatatatatatatatatatatatatatatatatatatatatatatatatatacacacacacacacacacacacacacacacacacacacacacacacacacacacacacacatatatatatatatatatatatatatatatatatatatatatatatatatatatatatatatatatatatatatatatatatatatatatatatatatatatatatatatatatatatatatatatatatatatatatatatatatatatatatatatatatatatatatatatatatatatatatatatatatatatatatatatatatatatatatatatatatatatatatatatatatatatatatatatatatatatatatatatatatatatatatatatatatatatacaaaaaatcaTTA from Portunus trituberculatus isolate SZX2019 chromosome 47, ASM1759143v1, whole genome shotgun sequence carries:
- the LOC123498045 gene encoding LOW QUALITY PROTEIN: steroid hormone receptor ERR1-like (The sequence of the model RefSeq protein was modified relative to this genomic sequence to represent the inferred CDS: inserted 1 base in 1 codon), encoding MESGGDVMPLDLYEHMVTEDASGGASPGVSSTSNQAFLMDNWVHQLYEQVCMMSGGGSGEGGPGVGHIKQEDGGYGAAPTTHHXRARQLSCSSPNTTAVYSPTTTAIPSELDYSECGDEAQPSPKHMKLFTDSPPSPDRQFCSSTTSMTSDSTNTPSESLREDDGPKRSCLVCGDIASGFHYGVASCEACKAFFKRTIQGNIEYTCPAANDCEINKRRRKACQACRFHKCLHVGMLKEGVRLDRVRGGRQKYRRTTESPFSLQQMPVKKVSLEDNKLLKSLISCEPDSLYALSDVTVSDADFHTISTLADLYDRELVSTIGWAKQIPGFTELALNDQMRLLQSTWGEILILGLAYRSMPAHAHTLQFAPDFSLDEKQARECNATELFTQVLGVVERLEQCGINREEFLLLKALVLTNSDVRLQDNQALQRLRQNILQSLHDAVATIRLRDAVVQMQSLLLCLPSLRAADAALRRYWLSVRHQGSVPMNKLFVEMLESHMR